One segment of Virgibacillus doumboii DNA contains the following:
- a CDS encoding anti-sigma-F factor Fin family protein — translation MSIVYNCRHCGHEIGKLNQETVDTSMLGLDKLSAEDQKEMIHYQNNGDVHIQTICENCEESLGSHPQYHELDYFIQ, via the coding sequence ATGTCTATTGTCTATAATTGCAGACATTGCGGACATGAGATTGGTAAGTTGAATCAGGAGACAGTTGATACATCGATGCTTGGATTGGATAAATTATCAGCTGAGGATCAGAAGGAAATGATTCACTATCAGAATAATGGTGATGTTCACATACAAACGATCTGTGAGAACTGTGAGGAATCGCTCGGCAGCCATCCACAGTATCATGAACTGGATTACTTTATACAATAA
- a CDS encoding 50S ribosomal protein L25/general stress protein Ctc — protein sequence MAVKLKATKREDHTKSATKQIRESGQVPSVVYGKAKEAKSIAVNSIELVKTVRDEGQNAIISLDVEGDSSVDVMLYDYQMDPLKDELIHVDFYIVNMDEEMDVEVPLQLNGEAQGAKEGGVLQQPMYELQVRAKPADIPEEISVDISNLAIGDSIAIADLPKASNYEFLEDPDTTVATVLPPDTVEDVEEAPEDENAEPELVGAEDNDEEEKSE from the coding sequence ATGGCAGTAAAACTTAAAGCTACGAAACGGGAAGATCATACGAAATCTGCAACAAAGCAAATCAGGGAAAGTGGACAAGTCCCATCAGTTGTTTATGGAAAAGCTAAGGAAGCTAAATCAATCGCTGTAAATAGTATCGAGTTGGTAAAGACAGTCCGTGATGAAGGTCAAAATGCAATTATTTCGCTTGATGTTGAGGGTGACTCTTCTGTAGATGTTATGCTATATGATTATCAAATGGATCCATTGAAAGATGAATTGATTCACGTTGATTTCTATATCGTTAACATGGACGAGGAAATGGATGTTGAGGTACCGCTTCAATTGAATGGTGAAGCTCAGGGCGCTAAAGAAGGCGGCGTATTGCAACAGCCAATGTATGAATTGCAGGTACGGGCTAAGCCGGCCGACATTCCGGAAGAAATCAGTGTAGATATTTCAAATCTTGCAATTGGTGACAGCATCGCCATTGCTGATTTACCAAAAGCAAGCAACTATGAATTCCTTGAAGATCCTGATACGACGGTTGCTACTGTCTTACCGCCGGATACAGTAGAAGATGTGGAAGAAGCACCAGAAGATGAAAATGCTGAGCCGGAACTGGTTGGTGCTGAGGATAATGACGAGGAAGAAAAAAGCGAATAA
- the pth gene encoding aminoacyl-tRNA hydrolase, translating to MKCIVGLGNPGKKYKKTRHNAGFMVIDELVDRHHWKLKKDKFNGKSTVEFIDGEKVVLLKPQTYMNLSGESVRPLMDFYDIAIDDVLVIYDDLDLPTAKIRLRQKGGHGGHNGIRSIIDHLGTKEFKRLRFGVGRPSTPVPVIDYVLGSFPKEDQKDVDLSIKKAADACEAWLKQPFPEVMNEFNQ from the coding sequence ATGAAATGTATAGTAGGGTTAGGAAATCCTGGAAAAAAATATAAAAAAACACGCCATAATGCGGGGTTCATGGTAATAGATGAATTGGTTGACCGCCATCATTGGAAACTGAAGAAAGATAAGTTTAATGGGAAATCCACAGTTGAGTTTATCGATGGTGAAAAGGTAGTTCTGCTTAAGCCACAGACATATATGAACCTTTCCGGTGAATCTGTTCGTCCATTGATGGATTTTTATGATATAGCTATCGATGATGTGCTTGTTATCTATGATGATTTGGACCTTCCAACAGCAAAAATCCGTTTGCGGCAAAAGGGTGGCCATGGCGGCCATAATGGTATCCGGTCTATAATTGATCACTTGGGGACAAAAGAGTTCAAACGGTTGAGGTTCGGAGTGGGAAGACCGTCTACTCCGGTGCCGGTAATTGATTATGTGCTTGGTTCCTTTCCAAAAGAAGACCAGAAAGACGTCGATCTGAGCATTAAAAAGGCTGCAGATGCTTGTGAAGCGTGGTTGAAGCAACCTTTTCCTGAAGTTATGAATGAATTTAATCAGTAG
- the glmU gene encoding bifunctional UDP-N-acetylglucosamine diphosphorylase/glucosamine-1-phosphate N-acetyltransferase GlmU → MGKRNAVILAAGQGTRMKSKLYKVLHPVLGRPMVQHVIDQLNPLHLDEMVTIVGHGAEKVTEHIGDQSKSVVQKEQLGTGHAVLQAEELLKDKDGTTIVVCGDTPLITSETYKKLFEHHEQVGAKATILTTKAPNPTGYGRVIRNEKNEVERIVEHKDATDEELLVNEINTGTYCFDNRALFEALQQVSNDNAQGEYYLPDVIEILRNQNEKVSASLTPDFEETLGVNDRVALAQAEMTMKKRINENHMRNGVTIIDPNNTYIDPEVVIEQDVLIQPGSIIKGSSTIKSDAVIGPHSEIDNCMVGEASVVKQSVATDSKIGARVKIGPYAHIRPEAAIGDEAKIGNFVEVKKTVIGNNSKVSHLSYIGDADVGSNVNIGCGTITVNYDGKNKFLTTIEDDAFIGCNSNLVAPVTVGKGSYVAAGSTITKNIPEDALSVARARQTNKEGYASRIRNRQKD, encoded by the coding sequence ATGGGAAAACGTAATGCTGTCATTCTTGCAGCCGGACAGGGTACCAGAATGAAGTCCAAATTGTACAAAGTGCTTCATCCCGTTTTGGGCCGTCCGATGGTACAGCATGTCATCGATCAATTAAATCCGTTGCATTTAGATGAAATGGTTACGATTGTCGGGCATGGTGCTGAAAAAGTAACGGAACATATTGGTGATCAGAGTAAATCAGTCGTCCAGAAAGAACAATTGGGAACTGGGCATGCCGTATTACAGGCAGAAGAGTTATTAAAAGATAAAGACGGAACAACAATTGTAGTATGTGGAGACACTCCATTAATCACAAGTGAAACATACAAGAAACTTTTCGAACATCATGAGCAAGTTGGTGCAAAGGCGACAATTTTAACGACAAAAGCTCCAAACCCTACAGGATACGGTAGGGTTATTCGTAATGAAAAAAATGAAGTCGAGCGGATTGTTGAACATAAAGATGCAACTGATGAAGAGTTGTTGGTTAATGAAATAAACACGGGAACATACTGCTTTGATAATAGGGCGCTTTTCGAAGCTTTACAGCAGGTTTCAAATGATAATGCACAGGGTGAGTATTATTTGCCGGATGTCATTGAAATTTTGCGGAATCAGAACGAAAAAGTCAGTGCATCCTTAACACCCGATTTTGAAGAAACACTTGGAGTCAATGATCGTGTCGCACTCGCACAGGCAGAAATGACAATGAAAAAGCGTATTAATGAAAATCATATGCGAAATGGTGTAACAATTATTGACCCTAATAACACGTACATTGATCCCGAGGTTGTCATTGAACAGGACGTATTAATCCAACCTGGATCGATTATCAAAGGTTCGTCGACAATAAAATCCGATGCAGTGATCGGTCCACACAGTGAAATTGATAATTGCATGGTTGGCGAAGCTTCCGTTGTTAAACAAAGTGTAGCGACTGACAGCAAGATTGGTGCACGTGTGAAGATTGGACCATATGCACACATCCGTCCGGAAGCAGCAATTGGCGATGAGGCAAAAATCGGCAACTTTGTTGAAGTGAAGAAGACGGTAATTGGCAATAATAGTAAGGTATCCCACTTGAGTTATATTGGTGATGCAGATGTTGGAAGCAATGTAAATATAGGATGTGGAACGATTACGGTTAATTATGATGGAAAGAATAAATTTTTGACAACTATTGAAGACGATGCATTTATTGGCTGTAATTCTAATTTAGTCGCTCCGGTAACTGTTGGAAAAGGTTCTTATGTTGCTGCCGGGTCGACGATTACCAAAAATATACCTGAAGATGCGCTATCTGTTGCCAGGGCAAGACAGACGAATAAAGAAGGTTATGCATCAAGAATCAGAAACAGACAAAAAGACTAA
- a CDS encoding ribose-phosphate diphosphokinase, with amino-acid sequence MASGYKDPYLKVFSLNSNRKLAEDIARHIGTNLGKCTVSAFSDGEIQINIEESVRGCDVYVVQSTSSPVNQHIMELLIMIDALKRASARSINIVMPYYGYARQDRKARSREPITSKLIADLLETAGADRVITLDLHAPQIQGFFDIPIDHLQGVPILSNYFEEKNFEDLVIVSPDHGGVTRARKMADRLKAPIGIIDKRRPRPNVAEVMNIVGNIEGKTAILIDDIIDTAGTITLAANALIENGAKEVYACCTHPVLSGPAIERIDNSKIKELVITNSIPLPEEKRSSKVTELSVAPLIGEAITRVHELQSVSILFD; translated from the coding sequence ATGGCGTCTGGCTACAAGGATCCGTATTTGAAAGTATTCTCACTAAACTCAAACCGTAAGTTGGCTGAAGACATTGCACGCCATATTGGTACAAATTTGGGCAAATGTACGGTTTCTGCTTTCAGTGACGGTGAAATTCAGATCAACATTGAGGAAAGTGTCCGGGGGTGTGATGTTTATGTTGTTCAGTCGACTTCTTCACCTGTCAATCAGCACATTATGGAACTGCTGATTATGATCGATGCCCTAAAACGTGCGTCAGCAAGATCAATCAATATCGTTATGCCATACTATGGTTATGCAAGACAGGACCGTAAAGCCAGGTCAAGAGAACCAATTACATCCAAACTCATAGCTGATCTGCTGGAAACAGCGGGAGCCGATCGTGTTATAACACTTGACCTGCACGCACCACAGATTCAAGGGTTCTTTGATATTCCAATCGACCACTTGCAGGGTGTACCGATTTTGTCCAATTACTTTGAAGAGAAAAACTTCGAGGATTTAGTAATTGTTTCACCTGATCATGGTGGTGTGACACGCGCGCGAAAAATGGCCGACCGGCTTAAAGCACCAATTGGTATAATTGATAAACGGCGTCCGCGCCCCAATGTTGCAGAAGTAATGAATATTGTTGGTAATATTGAAGGCAAGACAGCAATATTGATTGATGATATCATTGATACTGCAGGGACAATTACATTGGCAGCTAACGCATTAATCGAAAATGGAGCAAAAGAAGTATATGCATGCTGTACCCATCCTGTTTTATCAGGACCGGCAATTGAACGAATTGATAATTCGAAAATAAAAGAACTTGTTATTACCAACTCGATACCGCTTCCAGAGGAAAAACGAAGTAGCAAAGTCACCGAATTATCAGTTGCACCTTTAATAGGTGAAGCAATTACTCGTGTACATGAATTACAGTCAGTAAGTATTTTGTTTGATTAA